A stretch of Anoplopoma fimbria isolate UVic2021 breed Golden Eagle Sablefish chromosome 4, Afim_UVic_2022, whole genome shotgun sequence DNA encodes these proteins:
- the shisa3 gene encoding protein shisa-3 homolog: MVRLLNCLFLGYLTWNLRISDAQGEYCHGWLDVNGNYHDGFQCPEDFDTADATVCCGSCSLRYCCAAADARLDQGVCTNDREVDNTEFAAQPIYVPFLMVGSIFVAFVVVGSLVAVYCCTCLRPKQPTQQPIRFSLRSCQGETIPMILTSAPPSLRAPSRQSSTATTSSSSAGGGSSMRRYSLGGPGQQQQHGCLVSATVSSSASTPTHTPQTLPPPPPPPYTSPPAPMSGGMQHHLPPNHTQLQLHQPSMASQGFLLPQQYFFPLQPDAFSAAKGFADFGQS; the protein is encoded by the exons ATGGTGCGCCTGCTGAACTGCCTGTTCCTGGGATACCTGACCTGGAATCTGCGGATCTCGGACGCGCAGGGGGAGTACTGCCACGGCTGGCTGGACGTCAATGGGAATTACCACGATGGCTTCCAGTGTCCGGAGGACTTTGACACCGCGGACGCCACCGTGTGCTGCGGCTCGTGCTCGCTGCGCTACTGCTGCGCGGCCGCGGACGCACGGCTGGACCAGGGCGTGTGCACCAACGACCGGGAGGTGGACAACACCGAGTTTGCAGCAC AGCCCATCTACGTGCCCTTCCTCATGGTGGGCAGCATCTTCGTGGCCTTCGTCGTGGTCGGCTCCCTGGTGGCCGTCTACTGCTGCACCTGCCTGCGGCCCAAGCAGCCGACCCAGCAGCCCATTCGCTTCTCCCTGCGTAGCTGCCAGGGCGAAACCATCCCCATGATCCTCACCTCCGCCCCCCCGAGCCTCCGGGCCCCGTCGCGACAGTCCAGCACGGCCACCACCAGCTCCAGCTCGGCCGGAGGAGGCAGCTCCATGCGGAGGTATTCTCTCGGAGGTCcggggcagcagcagcagcacggctGCCTGGTGTCCGCCACCGTCTCCTCGTCGGCCTCCACCCCCACTCATACCCCTCAGACtctgcctccacctccacctcccccttACACATCCCCACCTGCACCCATGTCAGGAGGCATGCAGCACCATCTGCCCCCCAACCACACccagctgcagctccaccaGCCCTCCAtggcctctcagggcttcctcCTGCCACAGCAGTACTTCTTCCCCCTGCAGCCAGACGCCTTCTCAGCGGCCAAGGGCTTCGCCGACTTCGGACAGAGCTGA